One window of the Janthinobacterium sp. PAMC25594 genome contains the following:
- a CDS encoding GlsB/YeaQ/YmgE family stress response membrane protein, producing MNFIIWIVIGGVIGWLASMVMKTDAQQGIFLNIVVGIVGAFLGGWLLAPLFGTGTINSDNFSLSSLLVSFLGAVILLGIVNLLRRGKIR from the coding sequence ATGAATTTCATTATCTGGATCGTTATTGGCGGCGTCATCGGCTGGCTGGCCAGCATGGTCATGAAAACCGATGCGCAACAGGGCATCTTCCTCAATATCGTCGTCGGCATCGTGGGCGCCTTTCTGGGCGGCTGGCTGCTGGCCCCGCTGTTCGGCACGGGCACCATCAATAGCGACAATTTCAGCCTGTCTTCGCTGCTGGTCTCGTTCCTGGGCGCCGTGATCCTGCTGGGCATCGTGAATCTTTTGCGCCGCGGCAAAATACGCTAA
- a CDS encoding YceI family protein: MKFSHLMIAVLAAAGAGSAMAATDTYNLDPTHTFPSFEADHMGMSVWRGKFNKTKGTVTLDRAAKTGSLDLVIDADSIDFGLDAMNTHAKKADMFNVEKFPAITYKSKSFKFNGDQLVEVDGELTLLGVTKPVKLNVSKFKCIMHPRYKREVCGADASAEFKRSDFGLNYGMPAFSPEVKLAIQVEAIKAD, from the coding sequence ATGAAATTTTCACACTTGATGATCGCCGTGCTGGCAGCCGCCGGCGCGGGTTCGGCCATGGCCGCCACCGACACCTACAACCTCGACCCGACGCACACTTTCCCCAGCTTTGAAGCCGATCACATGGGCATGTCCGTCTGGCGCGGCAAGTTCAACAAGACCAAGGGAACCGTGACCCTGGACCGCGCCGCCAAGACGGGCAGCCTGGACCTGGTCATCGATGCCGATTCGATCGATTTCGGCCTCGACGCCATGAACACGCACGCGAAAAAAGCGGACATGTTCAATGTGGAAAAATTCCCGGCTATCACCTACAAGAGCAAGTCGTTCAAGTTCAACGGCGATCAGCTGGTGGAAGTCGATGGCGAACTGACCCTGCTGGGCGTGACCAAGCCCGTCAAATTGAACGTGAGCAAATTCAAGTGCATCATGCACCCGCGCTACAAGCGTGAAGTGTGCGGCGCCGATGCAAGCGCGGAATTCAAGCGCAGCGACTTTGGCCTGAACTACGGCATGCCGGCATTCTCGCCGGAAGTCAAACTGGCCATCCAGGTGGAAGCCATCAAGGCCGATTAA
- a CDS encoding YceI family protein codes for MKTTQRIVLASLLGLSVAATAATLLKVDPAKTSVSAVFKQMNVPVEAKFKKFNIAIDYNPATPDASKASVDIETASIDIGDPEYNKEVAKKEWFNSAQFPKATFVSSSIKAAGAGKLTVTGKLSIKGKTTDVTFPLTVKADGGKYAFDGALPIKRLTYNIGEGEWKDTSMVADEVTIKFHVAAQ; via the coding sequence ATGAAAACCACCCAACGCATCGTCCTCGCTTCCCTGCTGGGCCTGTCCGTGGCCGCCACCGCCGCCACTCTGCTGAAAGTCGATCCCGCCAAGACCAGCGTGTCGGCCGTGTTCAAGCAAATGAACGTGCCCGTGGAAGCGAAGTTCAAGAAATTCAATATCGCCATCGATTACAACCCGGCCACGCCGGACGCCTCGAAGGCGTCGGTGGACATCGAGACGGCCAGCATCGATATCGGCGACCCCGAGTACAACAAGGAAGTGGCGAAGAAAGAATGGTTCAATTCGGCCCAGTTCCCGAAAGCCACCTTTGTCTCGAGCAGCATCAAGGCGGCCGGTGCGGGCAAGCTGACGGTGACGGGCAAGCTGAGCATCAAAGGCAAGACCACCGACGTGACTTTCCCCCTGACGGTGAAAGCCGACGGCGGAAAATATGCGTTTGATGGCGCCCTGCCGATCAAGCGCCTGACCTACAACATCGGCGAAGGCGAGTGGAAAGACACGAGCATGGTTGCGGATGAAGTCACCATCAAATTCCACGTCGCCGCGCAATAA
- a CDS encoding cytochrome b, with protein MQRYTTTAIILHWLTALLIISAFVMGLVMTDIPGLTPTKLKYFSWHKWLGVTVLAIAAIRLLWRKANVPPPHPASMVVWQKKAADAMHVLLYILIFAVPISGYLYTLAAGVPVVYLGLFQLPVIMAPNPELKPLLKEIHYVLNMTMAAAVAAHVLAALKHQFIDRDGVLKRMLP; from the coding sequence ATGCAACGCTACACCACCACCGCCATCATCCTGCACTGGCTGACTGCCCTGCTGATCATCAGCGCCTTTGTCATGGGCCTGGTCATGACGGACATTCCCGGCCTGACGCCCACCAAACTCAAATATTTCTCCTGGCACAAATGGCTGGGTGTGACCGTGCTAGCCATCGCCGCCATCCGCCTGCTGTGGCGCAAGGCCAACGTGCCGCCGCCGCACCCGGCCAGCATGGTTGTCTGGCAAAAGAAGGCGGCCGATGCCATGCACGTGCTGCTGTACATCCTGATCTTCGCCGTGCCCATCTCCGGCTACCTGTACACCCTGGCCGCCGGCGTGCCGGTGGTCTATCTGGGCCTGTTCCAGCTGCCGGTCATCATGGCGCCGAACCCGGAACTTAAGCCACTTTTAAAAGAGATTCATTATGTTCTGAACATGACGATGGCCGCCGCCGTGGCCGCCCATGTGCTGGCGGCGCTGAAGCACCAGTTCATCGACCGCGATGGCGTCCTCAAGCGCATGCTGCCATAA
- the purB gene encoding adenylosuccinate lyase → MTSTTPYSTLSALSPLDGRYASKTDLLRPILSEAGFMHHRVKVEISWLQALSQAGFAEIKPFSAEASARLDKMAADFSEADAARIKAIEAVTNHDVKAVEYWLKEQVADVPELVAASEFIHFACTSEDINNTSHGMMLKAARDGVMLPALNGLVAKLTQIAHDNADVPMLSRTHGQTASPTTLGKEMANVVARLQRAVKRIEQVEILGKMNGAVGNYNAHLSAYPGFDWPAFSQAVIEQRLGLVFNPYTIQIEPHDYMAELFDAFARANTILLDLNRDIWTYVSLGYFKQKLKAGEIGSSTMPHKVNPIDFENSEGNLGLANAVLKHLSEKLPVSRMQRDLTDSTVLRNIGVGLGYTLLAYDSCLRGLNKLEVNHARLAQDLDATWEVLAEPVQTVMRRYGIENPYEQLKELTRGKGISKEALQEFVNGLAIPQDAKEVLLTMTPGNYIGIAAQLAKAI, encoded by the coding sequence ATGACTTCTACTACTCCGTATTCCACGCTGTCGGCCCTGTCTCCGCTCGATGGCCGCTACGCCAGCAAGACCGATCTGCTGCGCCCGATCCTGTCCGAAGCCGGTTTCATGCACCACCGCGTGAAAGTGGAAATCTCCTGGCTGCAAGCGCTGTCGCAAGCCGGTTTCGCTGAAATCAAGCCGTTCTCGGCAGAAGCGAGCGCCCGGCTCGACAAGATGGCGGCGGATTTCTCGGAAGCCGACGCGGCCCGCATCAAGGCCATCGAAGCGGTCACCAACCATGACGTCAAGGCGGTCGAGTACTGGCTGAAGGAACAAGTGGCGGATGTGCCGGAACTGGTGGCGGCGTCGGAATTCATCCATTTCGCCTGCACCTCGGAAGACATCAACAACACCTCGCACGGCATGATGCTGAAAGCCGCGCGCGATGGCGTGATGCTGCCTGCATTGAACGGCCTGGTGGCCAAGCTGACGCAGATCGCGCACGACAATGCCGACGTGCCGATGCTGTCGCGCACACACGGCCAGACGGCCAGCCCGACCACCCTGGGCAAGGAAATGGCCAACGTCGTGGCCCGCTTGCAGCGCGCCGTCAAGCGCATCGAACAAGTGGAAATCCTCGGCAAGATGAATGGCGCCGTCGGCAACTACAACGCCCACCTGTCCGCCTACCCCGGCTTCGACTGGCCGGCATTCTCGCAGGCCGTCATCGAACAGCGCCTGGGCCTGGTCTTCAACCCGTACACCATCCAGATCGAGCCGCATGACTACATGGCCGAACTGTTCGATGCCTTCGCGCGCGCCAACACGATCCTGCTGGACTTGAACCGCGACATCTGGACGTACGTGTCGCTGGGCTATTTCAAGCAAAAACTGAAAGCGGGCGAAATCGGCTCGTCGACCATGCCGCACAAGGTCAACCCGATCGACTTTGAAAATTCGGAAGGCAACCTGGGCCTGGCCAATGCCGTCCTGAAACACCTGTCGGAAAAACTGCCCGTCTCGCGCATGCAGCGCGACCTGACCGATTCGACCGTGCTGCGCAATATCGGCGTGGGCCTGGGCTACACCCTGCTGGCCTATGACAGCTGCCTGCGCGGCCTGAACAAGCTGGAAGTGAACCACGCGCGCCTGGCGCAAGACCTGGACGCCACCTGGGAAGTGCTGGCCGAGCCCGTACAAACCGTGATGCGCCGCTATGGCATCGAAAATCCGTACGAGCAACTGAAAGAATTGACGCGCGGCAAGGGCATCTCGAAAGAAGCGCTGCAGGAATTCGTCAACGGCCTGGCCATTCCGCAGGATGCCAAGGAAGTGCTGCTGACCATGACGCCGGGTAACTACATCGGTATCGCGGCGCAGCTGGCCAAGGCAATCTAA
- a CDS encoding glutathione S-transferase N-terminal domain-containing protein has product MKLIGSLASPYVRKARIVLAEKKLDYVFELENVWVPETRIAQANPLGKVPCLVMEDGSTLIDSKVIVEYLDTLTPVCKLLPAGGNGRERADIKNWEALADGILDAGVLVRLERTQRPPEQQSAAWIARQLDKITLGLAALEARLGESAYCAGRNYTLADVAVGCALGWLSFRFPEIDWRAEHPALARLFDKLSERPSFKDTVPQ; this is encoded by the coding sequence ATGAAACTGATCGGTTCCCTCGCCAGCCCGTATGTCCGCAAAGCCCGTATCGTGCTGGCGGAAAAAAAGCTCGACTATGTCTTCGAGCTGGAAAACGTGTGGGTGCCGGAAACCCGCATCGCCCAGGCCAATCCCCTGGGCAAGGTGCCCTGCCTGGTGATGGAGGATGGCAGCACGCTGATCGATTCGAAAGTCATCGTCGAATACCTCGACACGCTCACGCCCGTGTGCAAGCTGCTGCCGGCTGGCGGCAATGGCCGCGAGCGGGCCGATATCAAGAACTGGGAAGCGCTGGCCGACGGCATCCTCGACGCGGGCGTGCTGGTGCGCCTGGAGCGCACGCAGCGCCCGCCGGAGCAGCAAAGCGCGGCCTGGATCGCGCGCCAGCTCGACAAAATCACGCTGGGTCTGGCCGCGCTAGAGGCGCGCCTGGGCGAGAGCGCGTATTGCGCCGGCCGCAACTACACCCTGGCCGACGTGGCTGTGGGCTGCGCGCTGGGCTGGCTCAGCTTCCGTTTCCCGGAAATCGACTGGCGCGCCGAGCATCCCGCGCTGGCGCGCCTGTTCGACAAACTGTCCGAGCGGCCATCGTTCAAGGACACCGTGCCGCAGTGA
- a CDS encoding LacI family DNA-binding transcriptional regulator, translating to MNGTDSKAQQRLQMADIARLAGVSTSTVSRALSGSSLVNEETRARVIALARSLKYSINIGAQNLRLKQNRTVGVVVPYDAATRQHLSDPFFLSMLGSLADALTEQGFDMLISRVDAETLDAAAQSFDSGRVIGIILIGQWRHHEQLNQLAARQVPIVVWGAQLPQQLYCTVGGDNVAGGRLATEHLLAAGRTRIAFFGDAKLPEVAQRHQGYAQALAAQGLAPDPQLYVAGSFLPQGGATDVQELLDRHLPFDAIFACSDLLAMSAISALRARGLAVPEQVAVVGYDDIELAAYFHPPLTTVRQPIRAAGRALVASLLALVDGAPAPSRQLPTELIVRASGR from the coding sequence ATGAACGGTACCGATTCAAAGGCGCAACAACGCCTGCAGATGGCCGATATCGCGCGCCTGGCCGGCGTGTCCACGTCTACCGTGTCGCGCGCGCTGAGCGGCAGTTCGCTGGTCAATGAAGAGACGCGCGCACGCGTCATCGCGCTGGCCCGTTCGCTCAAGTATTCCATCAATATCGGCGCGCAAAACCTGCGCCTGAAACAGAACCGCACGGTCGGCGTGGTGGTGCCGTATGACGCGGCCACGCGCCAGCACCTGTCCGATCCTTTTTTCCTCAGCATGCTGGGCAGCCTGGCCGATGCGCTGACGGAGCAGGGCTTCGACATGCTCATTTCGCGCGTGGATGCCGAAACGCTCGATGCGGCCGCCCAATCCTTCGATAGCGGCCGCGTGATCGGCATCATCCTGATCGGCCAGTGGCGCCACCATGAACAACTGAACCAGCTGGCCGCGCGCCAGGTACCCATCGTCGTGTGGGGCGCGCAATTGCCGCAGCAGCTGTATTGCACCGTCGGCGGCGACAACGTCGCCGGCGGCAGGCTGGCGACGGAACACTTGCTGGCGGCGGGGCGCACGCGCATCGCCTTCTTTGGCGACGCCAAGCTGCCCGAAGTGGCGCAGCGCCACCAGGGCTATGCGCAGGCGCTGGCCGCGCAGGGGCTGGCGCCCGACCCGCAGCTGTATGTGGCCGGCTCCTTCCTGCCGCAGGGCGGCGCGACGGACGTGCAGGAACTGCTGGACCGCCACCTGCCGTTCGACGCCATCTTTGCCTGCAGCGACTTGCTGGCCATGAGCGCCATCAGCGCCCTGCGCGCGCGCGGCTTGGCCGTGCCGGAACAGGTGGCCGTGGTCGGCTACGACGATATCGAACTGGCCGCGTATTTCCATCCGCCGCTGACCACCGTGCGCCAGCCGATCCGCGCCGCCGGGCGCGCGCTGGTGGCCTCGCTGCTGGCGCTGGTCGACGGCGCGCCTGCGCCATCCCGGCAATTGCCAACCGAGCTGATCGTGCGTGCTTCGGGCCGCTGA
- a CDS encoding TonB-dependent siderophore receptor yields MKTRTAQRGCMAAAVALAMLQLGAAQAQSAGDTASAAPADGLNLERIVVTGSTGGTSKMKSSNSVSSMELDTILHNAPTSAAEVLRSVPGLRAESSGGEGNANITVRGLPISAGGARYVQIQEDGLPVLQFGDFNFTTPDSFVKIDSTLDHLEVVRGGSASTLATNSPGGIINFISKNGKEQGGSVAISRGLGYDQTRVDFDYGAPVSERTRFFIGGSWRTGEGIRHSGVNSEKGGQIRGNVTHEFDSGFVRLSFKHLDDQSPTALPVPVSVRNGRITEIAGIDPRKASFYSPYWVPDMVLNKDNQRVATRVNDGLHVKSDTVGLEASFKLGQGWSVSENFRYADNSGRFTGVFPSNNGSDGSYVFASGPNQGKPYTGRAFSAVVFNTSIDDASNTLSDTKLAKTFVLDSGKLTTTAGLYLSQQKLGLTWNFNEYLMQATGDQPALLQTASGTPGYIGPAFGACCSRAVDMEYRTTSPYLNLAWESGALNLDGGLRRDRQHASGTANQATGAQAYLPSTVQQVDYTLGHTSYSLGANYKLQANLAVFARVSEGVAFNADRILFGTPLDGSVPVAINTVRQLEGGVKWRRGPLSTFVTVFQAKTKESNYEATTQLRTANSYEAKGVELEAAYSAGDFRINGGLTFTDAEITGTAAADVALIGNTPRRQARVVYQLAPTYEWGPATLGASLVGTGKSWGDDAHTITLPAYQVLNAFVNYQLTPQMQVALTANNLLNKIGYTEVEGDGHAARSITGRAVKVSLKYAF; encoded by the coding sequence ATGAAGACACGTACTGCTCAACGCGGCTGCATGGCCGCAGCCGTCGCCCTGGCCATGCTGCAATTGGGCGCCGCCCAGGCGCAATCGGCCGGCGACACCGCCAGCGCCGCCCCCGCCGATGGCCTGAACCTGGAACGCATCGTGGTCACGGGCAGCACCGGCGGCACGTCGAAAATGAAATCGAGCAATTCCGTCAGCAGCATGGAACTCGACACCATCCTGCACAACGCGCCGACCAGCGCCGCCGAAGTCCTGCGCTCGGTGCCGGGCTTGCGGGCCGAATCCTCGGGCGGTGAAGGCAATGCCAACATCACCGTGCGCGGCTTGCCCATTTCCGCCGGCGGCGCGCGCTATGTGCAGATCCAGGAGGACGGCTTGCCGGTGCTGCAGTTCGGCGACTTCAACTTCACCACGCCCGACAGCTTCGTGAAAATCGATTCCACGCTGGACCACCTGGAAGTGGTGCGCGGCGGTTCGGCCTCCACCCTGGCCACCAATTCGCCGGGCGGCATCATCAATTTCATCAGCAAGAATGGCAAGGAGCAGGGTGGCAGCGTGGCCATCAGCCGCGGCCTGGGCTACGACCAGACGCGCGTGGACTTCGATTACGGCGCGCCGGTTTCGGAGCGCACGCGCTTCTTCATCGGCGGCTCCTGGCGCACGGGCGAAGGCATCCGCCACAGTGGCGTCAACAGCGAAAAGGGCGGCCAGATTCGCGGCAATGTCACGCATGAATTCGACAGCGGCTTCGTGCGCCTGTCGTTCAAGCACCTCGACGACCAGTCGCCCACGGCCTTGCCGGTGCCGGTCAGCGTGCGCAATGGCCGCATCACGGAAATCGCCGGCATCGACCCGCGCAAGGCCAGTTTCTATTCGCCGTACTGGGTGCCCGACATGGTGCTGAACAAGGATAACCAGCGCGTGGCCACCCGCGTCAACGACGGCTTGCACGTCAAAAGCGATACCGTGGGCCTGGAAGCGTCGTTCAAGCTGGGGCAGGGCTGGAGCGTGAGCGAAAACTTCCGCTACGCCGACAATTCGGGCCGCTTCACGGGCGTGTTCCCGTCGAATAACGGCAGCGACGGCAGCTATGTGTTTGCCAGCGGCCCGAATCAGGGCAAGCCCTACACGGGCCGCGCGTTTTCCGCCGTGGTGTTCAATACCTCGATCGACGACGCCAGCAATACCCTGAGCGACACCAAGCTGGCCAAGACTTTCGTGCTTGACAGCGGCAAGCTGACCACCACGGCCGGCCTGTACCTGTCGCAGCAAAAGCTGGGCCTGACCTGGAACTTCAATGAATACCTGATGCAGGCCACGGGCGACCAGCCCGCGCTGCTGCAGACGGCCAGCGGCACGCCGGGCTACATCGGCCCGGCCTTCGGCGCCTGCTGCTCGCGCGCCGTCGACATGGAATACCGCACGACGTCACCGTACCTGAACCTGGCCTGGGAAAGCGGCGCGCTGAACCTCGACGGCGGCCTGCGGCGCGACCGCCAGCACGCCAGCGGCACGGCCAATCAGGCGACCGGCGCGCAAGCCTATCTGCCGTCGACGGTGCAGCAGGTCGACTACACGCTGGGCCACACTTCGTACTCGCTGGGCGCGAACTACAAGCTGCAAGCCAACCTGGCCGTGTTTGCCCGCGTCAGCGAAGGCGTGGCCTTCAATGCCGACCGTATCCTGTTCGGCACGCCGCTCGACGGCAGCGTGCCGGTGGCCATCAATACCGTGCGCCAGCTCGAAGGCGGCGTGAAATGGCGGCGCGGTCCCCTGAGCACCTTCGTCACCGTGTTCCAGGCCAAAACCAAGGAAAGCAATTACGAGGCGACCACCCAGCTGCGCACGGCCAACAGCTATGAAGCCAAGGGCGTGGAGCTGGAAGCGGCCTACAGCGCCGGCGACTTCCGCATCAATGGCGGCCTGACGTTCACGGATGCCGAGATCACGGGCACGGCGGCGGCCGACGTGGCGCTGATCGGCAATACGCCGCGGCGCCAGGCGCGTGTCGTCTACCAGCTCGCGCCCACCTATGAATGGGGACCGGCCACCCTGGGCGCCAGCCTGGTCGGCACGGGCAAGTCGTGGGGCGACGATGCGCACACGATCACCTTGCCCGCCTACCAGGTGCTCAATGCCTTCGTCAATTACCAGCTGACGCCGCAAATGCAGGTGGCGCTGACGGCGAACAATCTGCTCAACAAGATCGGCTATACGGAAGTTGAGGGCGATGGCCATGCGGCCCGCTCGATCACGGGGCGCGCCGTCAAGGTCAGCCTGAAATACGCATTTTAA
- a CDS encoding alpha-amylase family glycosyl hydrolase, translating to MMSIRSPLARLLAPLPTHLRDDAARRYARQEAVLLDRLGSLYGQRPDFLPWLGDLMESVGRLYAARAPELRRQDAQREAQPDWFASQSMLGYSAYVQRFGANLQGVAARIGHLRELGVTYLHLLPFLRARAGESDGGFAVASFEEVDPALGSNADLLALTAQLRAAGISLCSDLILNHVADDHAWALGAKAGDPLLREFFHTYPDRAQPDRYEQTVGQVFPQAAPGNFTFVPELQRWVWTTFYPYQWDLNYANPAVFAAMAGAMLGLANKGIEVFRLDSTAFLWKREGTDCMNQPEAHSLLQALRAIAAIVAPGVLLKAEAIVPTPKLPAYFGSDAAPECHIAYHSSLMAAGWGALAEESTDLLQQVIAATPPLPPAASWLSYVRCHDDIGWNVLLNEAGADGPARLARIARFFAGAPGSYARGAAFQSSSADKAHGSNGMAASLAGLESATTVQEQEYALRRLLLLHGLALSFGALPVLYMGDELGMTNDYSYTQRADRAMDSRWLQRPAFDDSLLAWRHDGVSASGRLYLALRQLVDARRRLPALAAAAPRRVLPADTPAVLALLRGDAFLNLSNFSGASQRFTLPAGEWRDSLDGSVLAGTVGLQPWHMLWLEREQEQKREPA from the coding sequence ATGATGTCGATACGCAGCCCCCTGGCGCGCCTGCTGGCGCCGCTCCCCACGCACTTGCGCGACGATGCGGCGCGCCGCTACGCGCGCCAGGAGGCGGTCTTGCTCGACCGCCTGGGCAGCCTGTATGGCCAGCGGCCGGACTTCCTGCCCTGGCTGGGCGACCTGATGGAAAGCGTGGGGCGCCTGTACGCGGCGCGCGCGCCCGAACTGCGGCGGCAGGATGCGCAGCGCGAAGCGCAGCCGGACTGGTTTGCCAGCCAGTCCATGCTGGGCTACAGCGCGTATGTACAGCGCTTCGGCGCCAATTTGCAGGGCGTGGCCGCGCGCATTGGCCACCTGCGCGAACTGGGCGTGACGTACCTGCACCTGCTGCCGTTTTTGCGTGCGCGCGCCGGTGAAAGCGATGGCGGCTTTGCCGTCGCCAGCTTCGAGGAGGTCGACCCCGCGCTGGGCAGCAATGCCGACCTGCTGGCGCTGACGGCGCAGCTGCGCGCGGCCGGCATCAGCCTGTGCTCGGACCTGATCCTCAACCACGTGGCCGACGACCATGCTTGGGCGCTGGGCGCCAAGGCGGGCGATCCGCTGCTGCGCGAATTTTTCCACACCTATCCCGACCGCGCGCAGCCGGACCGCTACGAGCAAACGGTAGGCCAGGTATTCCCGCAGGCGGCGCCCGGCAATTTCACCTTCGTGCCGGAGCTCCAGCGCTGGGTCTGGACCACGTTTTATCCGTATCAGTGGGACTTGAACTACGCCAATCCGGCCGTCTTCGCGGCCATGGCCGGCGCCATGCTGGGCCTGGCCAACAAGGGCATCGAAGTGTTCCGCCTCGATTCGACGGCCTTCCTGTGGAAGCGCGAAGGCACCGACTGCATGAACCAGCCCGAAGCCCACAGCCTGCTGCAAGCCTTGCGGGCGATTGCCGCCATCGTCGCGCCGGGCGTGCTGCTGAAGGCCGAAGCCATCGTGCCCACGCCCAAGCTGCCCGCCTACTTTGGCAGCGATGCCGCGCCCGAATGCCATATCGCCTATCACAGCAGCCTGATGGCCGCCGGCTGGGGCGCGCTGGCCGAGGAAAGCACGGACTTGCTGCAGCAGGTGATCGCCGCCACGCCGCCGCTGCCGCCGGCCGCAAGCTGGCTCAGTTATGTGCGCTGCCACGACGATATCGGCTGGAACGTGCTGCTCAATGAAGCGGGCGCGGACGGGCCGGCGCGCCTGGCGCGCATCGCCCGCTTCTTTGCCGGTGCCCCCGGCAGCTATGCGCGCGGCGCCGCCTTCCAGAGCAGCAGCGCCGACAAGGCGCATGGCAGCAACGGCATGGCCGCCTCGCTGGCCGGCCTGGAAAGCGCCACCACGGTGCAGGAGCAGGAATACGCCTTGCGCCGCCTGCTGCTGCTGCATGGCCTGGCCTTGAGCTTTGGCGCCTTGCCGGTGCTGTACATGGGCGATGAACTGGGCATGACCAACGATTACAGCTACACGCAGCGCGCCGACCGGGCGATGGACAGCCGCTGGCTGCAGCGCCCCGCGTTCGACGACAGCCTGCTGGCATGGCGCCACGATGGCGTGAGCGCCAGCGGCCGGCTGTACCTGGCGCTGCGCCAGCTGGTCGACGCGCGCAGGCGCTTGCCCGCCTTGGCCGCCGCCGCGCCGCGCCGCGTACTGCCCGCCGACACGCCGGCCGTGCTGGCGCTGCTGCGTGGCGACGCGTTTCTCAACCTGAGCAACTTCAGTGGCGCCAGCCAGCGTTTCACCTTGCCCGCGGGCGAATGGCGCGACAGCCTCGATGGCAGCGTGCTGGCCGGCACGGTAGGCCTGCAGCCATGGCATATGCTGTGGCTGGAGCGGGAGCAAGAGCAAAAACGGGAACCAGCATGA
- a CDS encoding MFS transporter, whose translation MSDASTHRPHLSFWQIVNMNVGFFGIQFSFGLQQSSMSPIYKYLGADEASLPYLWLAGPMTGLLVQPLIGAMSDRTVTRWGRRTPYFLIGAILCSLGLLAMPFSPTLWMAASLLWILDAANNVTMEPYRAFVSDKLDKKQHSLGFLTQSAFTGLGQTLAYLTPSLLVMLGMNKDAVNGSHIPHIVIAAFLIGAVFSLASVLWTLKTTPENPLTASELAAIRSRPPGWRHTLADIGAALREMPPTMKQLALVNLFQWYAMFCYWQYIALSLAATLFHTTDPASQGFRDAGLLNGQVGAFYNFVAFIAAFALVPFTRRFGPKRMHSLCLCAAGIGMLSIPLIHSPALLLLPMLGVGLAWASIMGNPYIMLAGCIPPARTGVYMGIFNMFIVIPMIIQIFTLPLYYRSWLGGNPENVIRLAGALLLCAAVAVLFVKLRPQQATKI comes from the coding sequence ATGAGCGACGCCAGCACGCACCGCCCGCATCTGTCGTTCTGGCAGATCGTCAACATGAATGTCGGTTTTTTCGGCATCCAGTTCAGTTTCGGGCTGCAGCAAAGCAGCATGAGCCCCATCTACAAATACCTGGGCGCCGACGAGGCGAGCCTGCCATATTTGTGGCTGGCCGGGCCCATGACGGGGCTGCTCGTGCAGCCCCTGATCGGCGCCATGAGCGACCGCACGGTGACGCGCTGGGGCCGCCGCACGCCATACTTCCTGATCGGCGCCATCCTGTGCAGCCTGGGCCTGCTGGCCATGCCGTTCAGTCCCACCCTGTGGATGGCCGCCAGCCTGCTTTGGATACTCGACGCGGCGAACAACGTGACGATGGAGCCGTACCGCGCCTTCGTCAGCGACAAGCTCGACAAGAAGCAGCACTCGCTGGGTTTTCTCACGCAAAGCGCGTTTACGGGACTGGGGCAAACGCTGGCCTACCTGACGCCATCGCTGCTGGTCATGCTGGGCATGAACAAGGATGCCGTCAATGGCAGCCATATTCCGCACATCGTCATCGCCGCCTTCCTGATCGGCGCCGTGTTCTCGCTCGCCTCGGTGCTATGGACCCTGAAGACGACGCCGGAAAACCCGCTCACGGCCAGCGAGCTGGCGGCCATCCGCAGCCGCCCGCCGGGCTGGCGCCACACGCTGGCCGATATCGGCGCGGCCCTGCGCGAGATGCCGCCGACGATGAAGCAGCTGGCCCTCGTCAACCTGTTCCAGTGGTACGCCATGTTCTGCTACTGGCAGTACATTGCGCTGTCGCTGGCGGCGACCCTGTTCCACACGACGGACCCGGCGTCGCAAGGCTTTCGCGACGCGGGCCTGCTGAACGGGCAAGTGGGCGCCTTCTACAATTTCGTCGCCTTTATCGCCGCCTTTGCGCTGGTGCCGTTCACGCGCCGTTTCGGCCCCAAGCGCATGCACAGCCTGTGCCTGTGCGCGGCCGGTATCGGCATGCTGAGCATCCCGCTGATCCACAGCCCGGCGCTGCTGTTGCTGCCCATGCTGGGCGTGGGCCTGGCCTGGGCCAGCATCATGGGCAATCCCTACATCATGCTGGCCGGCTGCATTCCACCCGCGCGCACGGGCGTCTACATGGGCATCTTCAATATGTTCATCGTCATCCCGATGATCATCCAGATATTTACTCTGCCCCTGTACTATCGCAGCTGGCTGGGCGGCAATCCGGAAAACGTCATCCGGCTGGCCGGCGCCCTGTTGCTGTGCGCGGCGGTGGCGGTGCTGTTCGTCAAGCTGCGCCCGCAGCAGGCCACAAAGATTTGA